A stretch of Hydractinia symbiolongicarpus strain clone_291-10 chromosome 9, HSymV2.1, whole genome shotgun sequence DNA encodes these proteins:
- the LOC130656516 gene encoding 52 kDa repressor of the inhibitor of the protein kinase-like yields the protein MNGILKSEEKTPKTSVGLQLQMNRILKPRRKTPKTTAGKFYINLCAAKGVSFFFNMDSLDQEYTVEEAFKSNDLNKLNELYAKLKKEILDSATFSDNERINNVGKKYFRDLVAETFIPTFAKDKFIALKSQASGNCLYSSVSLFLCGDNSLVRKLRTLTSLELYLNSGFYIKHPTIISAYEKGKGVYFNNFRNILGGLLVSHAALDSGKTADALIKVEAMHNIKNFEWCSFVCVLALSSAISRNIITLYPDCGHAKLKLLYSQNIEPRDSAVSSTSLHILLCYCGTLPTQIEFKHNHFVPLLCGVHPKRKIKQPLPKPVIKKNKQSKLPFWVNRHGMNDLGIASDRPTVTFPAVNMSTKTKNIPMSSSSTVKSVTSISPVTKQSSGGAISSIISVSTEITLANDIASYMNKVQNMEYSEIIKLINEVFIPDNNYKFPVKDGRSFKFDWLKQYTWLCYSPAYDGGYCLPCVLFGNKFPNLLKNIRNLVTQPVNAKRCATTLFKNHEKTSSSVKSLHQATFSLFTTYLSQHSGKSKPISELVDQQISKQISENKAKLEPIIDTILLCGRLNIPLRGHRDDSSYHPEVGSYSSGGVGNFIEILNYRARANPVFKETLDNSAKNATYISKTAQNELINCIGEVITEKIVLEIKGSKFFSILGDECMDSSCKEQFSLCIRFVDQNCDVREEFLRLVHCGEGLSGDGLCKIVLKCLAEDLQLNIMDCRGQGYDGAGSVAGFRNGLAARILRINRKALYTHCHSHRLNLAICKTCGIQAVENVMGQIRDISFFFNYSETRRLILERNIKEHCPSATKYKLFNVCATRWVERIKGMEVFNDLYVAIVNTLDEMNLNLNHVCNADTSSKALPFLKVLTSFDFMATFMITKNIFLMTLQVTELLQSRANDIMDGIHMIDALKSRTTMVRNNIDYYHEKWYKEASDLAKELHVTEASPRTSGITLFRSNTPSENPSDHYKRNITIPMLDHLHSELTGRFEEKALSCYSGLAILPEKMLSLIKENVDWKKRFNAFFQFYLEDLPNVQSIEHELELWEIYWKSYEGPIPNNISSTLKSVNFTGFENVKVALRILATLPVTSCECERTFSAMKRLKTFTRTTMDSDRLNGLALMHVHQNIIPNISDVIEKFSLKNRRLNFK from the exons ATGAATGGAATTCTTAAAtcggaagaaaaaacgcctaaaacgtccgtgggtctTCAACTTCAAATGAATAGAATTCTAAAACCGAGaagaaaaacgcctaaaacgaccgCGGGTAAGTTTTACATAAATCTCTGTGCGGCCAAGGGTGTGtccttctttttcaacatggatTCCCTTGATCAGGAGTACACTGTTGAAGAAGCTTTCAAGTCAAATGATTTGAATAAATTGAATGAGTTGTatgcaaaattgaaaaaagaaattctggATTCAGCTACCTTTTCGGATAATGAGAGGATTAATAATGTTGGAAAGAAGTATTTTCGCGATCTAGTTGCTGAAACCTTTATTCCAACCTTTGCTAAAGACAAATTTATTGCTTTGAA GTCACAAGCCTCAGGTAACTGTTTATACAGCTCTGTATCTTTGTTTTTGTGTGGAGATAACTCTCTTGTTCGAAAACTAAGAActttgacatcgttagaacTGTATTTAAATAGTGGCTTTTATATAAAGCATCCCACTATAATTTCGGCATATGAGAAAGGCAAAGGagtttattttaacaatttcaGAAACATTTTAGGTGGTCTCTTAGTTTCACATGCTGCTTTAGATTCAGGTAAAACTGCTGATGCTTTAATTAAAGTAGAGGCAatgcataatataaaaaactttgagTGGTGTAGTTTTGTTTGTGTTCTTGCACTGTCCTCAGCAATTTCGAGGAACATCATTACACTATATCCAGACTGTGGTCACGCAAAATTGAAACTTCTTTACAGTCAAAATATTGAACCTAGAGATTCTGCAGTTTCTTCTACAAGTCTTCACATTTTACTTTGTTATTGTGGTACTTTACCGACACAAATTGAATTTAAACATAATCATTTTGTGCCTCTATTATGTGGTGTACATCCAAAAAGAAAAATCAAGCAACCATTGCCAAAAcctgtgattaaaaaaaataagcagtCAAAATTGCCTTTCTGGGTAAATAGACATGGCATGAATGACCTAGGTATTGCTTCTGACAGACCTACAGTAACATTTCCTGCTGTCAATATgtcaaccaaaacaaaaaatattccaaTGTCATCAAGTTCTACTGTTAAATCAGTGACTAGTATTAGTCCTGTAACTAAGCAATCCTCTGGAGGTGCAATAAGTTCTATTATTTCTGTGTCAACCGAAATAACCTTAGCCAACGATATAGCTTCGTATATGAATAAAGTTCAAAACATGGAATATtcagaaataattaaattaataaacgaaGTTTTCATCCCTGATAATAACTATAAATTTCCTGTTAAAGATGGTCGTTCctttaaatttgattggttaaaacaaTACACCTGGCTTTGTTATTCACCTGCTTATGATGGTGGTTACTGTTTGCCATGTGTtctttttggaaataagtttcctaatttgttaaaaaacataAGAAATCTGGTAACACAGCCTGTTAATGCAAAACGTTGTGCTACAACGTTGTTCAAAAACCATGAAAAAACATCTAGCTCTGTAAAAAGTCTTCACCAGGCAACATTTTCACTGTTTACAACATATTTGAGCCAGCATTCTGGTAAAAGCAAACCAATTTCTGAACTTGTTGATCAGCAAATAAGTAAACagatttctgaaaataaagccAAACTTGAGCCAATCATCGATACAATTTTGTTGTGTGGAAGACTAAATATCCCTTTAAGAGGTCATAGAGATGATAGCAGTTATCATCCTGAAGTAGGCAGTTACTCATCTGGGGGAGTTGGTAATTTcatagaaattttaaattatagagCTCGTGCAAACCCTGTTTTCAAAGAAACTCTTGACAACAGTGCAAAAAATGCTACCTACATTTCAAAAACAGCTCAGAATGAGTTGATTAATTGTATTGGTGAAGTCATCACtgaaaaaattgttcttgaaataaaaggcagtaaatttttttctattcttgGTGATGAATGCATGGACAGTTCATGCAAAGAGCAATTTTCTCTTTGTATAAGGTTTGTTGACCAAAATTGTGATGTTAGGGAAGAATTTTTAAGACTGGTTCATTGTGGGGAAGGTTTGTCAGGTGATGGTTTATGTAAAATTGTCCTAAAATGTCTCGCAGAAGATCTTCAGCTAAATATAATGGATTGTAGAGGTCAAGGTTACGATGGTGCAGGTTCAGTGGCAGGTTTTAGAAATGGTTTGGCAGCAAGAATCCTACGCATAAACCGAAAAGCCTTGTATACGCATTGCCATAGCCATCGATTAAATTTAGCAATCTGTAAAACCTGTGGCATTCAAGCAGTTGAGAATGTTATGGGACAGATTAGagacatttcatttttttttaattactctgAAACTAGGCGGTTGATTTTAGAACGTAATATCAAGGAACACTGTCCATCagctacaaaatataaattatttaatgtTTGTGCAACAAGGTGGGTTGAGAGAATTAAAGGTATGGAGGTATTTAATGACCTTTATGTAGCTATTGTAAACACATTAGATgaaatgaatttaaatttaaatcatgTTTGTAATGCTGACACATCCTCTAAAGCtcttccttttttaaaagtcCTAACCTCATTTGATTTCATGGCTACATTTATGatcactaaaaatatttttttgatgactTTACAAGTAACTGAGCTTTTACAAAGCAGAGCAAATGATATCATGGATGGTATACACATGATAGATGCTCTCAAGTCTCGTACTACCATGGTTAGAAACAACATTGACTACTACCATGAAAAGTGGTACAAAGAAGCTTCTGATCTTGCTAAGGAACTACATGTTACTGAGGCAAGTCCTCGAACCTCGGGTATAACACTTTTTAGATCCAACACACCATCAGAAAATCCTTCTGATCATTATAAAAGGAATATTACAATACCTATGTTGGATCATTTACATTCCGAACTTACTGGCAGGTTTGAAGAAAAAGCATTGTCTTGCTATAGTGGGCTAGCTATTCTCCCAGAAAAAATGCTGAGTCTTATCAAAGAAAATGTAGATTGGAAAAAAAGGTTCAATGCTTTCTTTCAATTCTATCTAGAAGACTTGCCCAATGTTCAATCTATCGAACATGAATTGGAACTTTGGGAAATTTACTGGAAATCATATGAAGGGCCTATACCTAACAACATTTCCTCCACATTGAAATCTGTCAATTTTACTGGGTTTGAAAATGTAAAAGTGGCCTTGAGAATTTTAGCCACTTTACCTGTGACTTCTTGCGAGTGTGAAAGGACATTTTCAGCCATGAAGAGGTTAAAAACATTTACTCGCACAACCATGGACTCAGATAGACTAAATGGCTTAGCCTTAATGCATGTACATCAAAACATCATTCCTAATATTTCTGATGTTATTGAGAAATTTTCATTGAAAAATAGACGATTAAACTTTAAGTGA